A segment of the Leptolyngbya sp. NIES-3755 genome:
TTCCAAAAAGCCGAAGCTTCTGAAACGGTTTCTCCTGTAGTGCGTAGCCTTGCAGCGAGTGCCTTGATTAAGGAAGTGGGCTTGTCGTACAGACAACTATATCAAGATTCTTCGTTCATTGCAAAGAAAATTGCCAGTCTGCGGGGCATTGAACCCCTTGACTGGCGCTCCTATCCCTCCCAACCCACAAGGGGATTGGGTTTCTCGGAGGTTTTATGAAATAGAATCCACAGGATTACGCGCAAAATCTTCACATGGTTCAATTAGAAGTCGAAGCGCATCATTAACTGAGACACACACAATAGCGATCGCGTCCTTCCGCTTTCGCTTGATACAGTGCCTTATCTGCTGCATGAATCAGCATTTCTGGCGAAGTGATAATGCTTGGAATCGTACTCGACACGCCTAAACTGACCGTCACTGTATCGCACACTTTAGAGCCAGCATGAGCAATTCCAAGCTGCTTTACTCCACTTTGAATATCTTGCGCTACTAGAATCGCGCCTTCTTGGTCAGTATTCGGTAAGACGATCGCGAATTCTTCCCCGCCATATCGCGCTGCTAAGTCGATCGCTCGTTTTGCCGAACCTTGAATCACTTGCGCCACTTGTGTAAGGCAATCATCGCCTACCTGATGCCCATAAGTATCGTTATAAGCCTTGAAGAAATCGATATCACAGAGGATCAGCGAGAGTGATAACTGTTCGCGCAACATCCGCTGCCATTCTTGTTGGAGGTATTCATCAAAACGGCGACGATTTGCTAATTGAGTTAACCCATCGATCGCGGCTAACCGCTGCAATTCATGATTCGCCGTTTCAAGCTGTTGATACAGTCTGACTTGTTGAATTAATCGTTTTACGCGCTGACGCAACACGCCCCAGTGAATCGGCTTGGTAATGTAATCCACGGCTCCAACTGCGAACGCTTGATCGACTGAATCTTGATCCTCAAGCCCCGTAATCATCAGGACTGGAGTGCGTCTTGTGCCGCTCAATTCTTGGATACGCCGACAGCATGTAAAGCCATCGATCGCAGGCATGATCGCATCGAGTAAGACGACATCAGGACGCGATCGTGTAAAAGTTGCGAGACAAGATTCTCCGTCATTTGCCTCAATCACTTGATACCCATCTTGCTCCATCGCTTGACGCACACTGAGGCGCATCGTCTTATCATCATCCGCGACGAGAATCAAGGGAGGATTATGGAAAGAGGGCGTTATCTCTGACATTGCTGAAGTTCCAGGTGTAGCGAAGCTTGGACGCGATCGTATTCGGCTTCGAGTTGGTGGACTTGGTGTGGGACTTGATCTAGCGTTCCCAGACGTAGGCAGGTTTCCAACGCATC
Coding sequences within it:
- a CDS encoding GGDEF domain protein (similar to AA sequence:cyanobase_aa:LBDG_00200) yields the protein MSEITPSFHNPPLILVADDDKTMRLSVRQAMEQDGYQVIEANDGESCLATFTRSRPDVVLLDAIMPAIDGFTCCRRIQELSGTRRTPVLMITGLEDQDSVDQAFAVGAVDYITKPIHWGVLRQRVKRLIQQVRLYQQLETANHELQRLAAIDGLTQLANRRRFDEYLQQEWQRMLREQLSLSLILCDIDFFKAYNDTYGHQVGDDCLTQVAQVIQGSAKRAIDLAARYGGEEFAIVLPNTDQEGAILVAQDIQSGVKQLGIAHAGSKVCDTVTVSLGVSSTIPSIITSPEMLIHAADKALYQAKAEGRDRYCVCLS